The Amblyomma americanum isolate KBUSLIRL-KWMA chromosome 6, ASM5285725v1, whole genome shotgun sequence genome has a window encoding:
- the Mapmodulin gene encoding acidic leucine-rich nuclear phosphoprotein 32 mapmodulin isoform X2: MEKRIELEKRGKNPEQIHELNLDNCRSTAIVGLTEEFVNLETLSLINVGLTSLKGFPKLPNLKKLELSDNRISGGLNLLHGSPKLTHLNLSGNKIKGLETLDPLKEFKNLKNLDLFNCEVTSIENYRDRVFELIPSLKYLDGYDRDEKEAEDSEVDDEDGNEEDDEENEVDGEGESDEDDEDDVNVDDEDDEDGEEDDDVDEEDGEDGEEEEESEGDFYNPYDVDDDEDGDENESPKGQKRKREEEDGED; this comes from the exons ATGGAGAAGAGGATTGAATTGGAGAAGAGGGGTAAAAACCCCGAGCAG ATACACGAGCTCAACCTCGACAACTGCAGGAGTACCGCCATCGTCGGCCTGACAGAGGAGTTCGTCAACTTGGAGACGCTCAGCCTCATCAATGTCGGCCTTACGAGCCTCAAGGGCTTCCCCAAGCTGCCCAACCTCAAGAAG TTGGAGCTTAGCGACAACAGGATTTCTGGTGGCCTCAACCTGCTGCACGGGAGCCCCAAGCTCACACATTTAAATTTGAGCGGGAACAAAATCAAGGGTCTGGAGACCTTGGATCCTCTG AAAGAGTTCAAGAACCTTAAGAACCTTGATCTTTTCAACTGTGAAGTGACAAGCATTGAGAACTACAGAGACAGAGTCTTCGAACTTATCCCGAGCTTGAAGTACCTGGACGGCTATGACCGAGATGAGAAGGAGGCAGAGGACTCCGAGGTGGACGACGAAGATG GCAATGAGGAGGATGACGAGGAGAATGAAGTGGATGGGGAGGGAGAGAGTGATG AGGACGATGAAGATGACGTAAACGTGGACGACGAAGATGATGAGGATGGGGAGGAAGATGACGACGTCGATGAGGAGGATGGAGAAGATGGGGAGGAAGAG GAGGAAAGTGAAGGAGATTTCTACAACCCATATGATGTGGATGATGACGAAGATGGAGATG aAAACGAGTCTCCAAAAGGCCAGAAGCGAAAGCGGGAAGAGGAAGATGGGGAGGACTGA
- the Mapmodulin gene encoding acidic leucine-rich nuclear phosphoprotein 32 mapmodulin isoform X1, producing the protein MEKRIELEKRGKNPEQIHELNLDNCRSTAIVGLTEEFVNLETLSLINVGLTSLKGFPKLPNLKKLELSDNRISGGLNLLHGSPKLTHLNLSGNKIKGLETLDPLKEFKNLKNLDLFNCEVTSIENYRDRVFELIPSLKYLDGYDRDEKEAEDSEVDDEDGNEEDDEENEVDGEGESDEDDEDDVNVDDEDDEDGEEDDDVDEEDGEDGEEEVGLDYLEKDDIDEESEGDFYNPYDVDDDEDGDENESPKGQKRKREEEDGED; encoded by the exons ATGGAGAAGAGGATTGAATTGGAGAAGAGGGGTAAAAACCCCGAGCAG ATACACGAGCTCAACCTCGACAACTGCAGGAGTACCGCCATCGTCGGCCTGACAGAGGAGTTCGTCAACTTGGAGACGCTCAGCCTCATCAATGTCGGCCTTACGAGCCTCAAGGGCTTCCCCAAGCTGCCCAACCTCAAGAAG TTGGAGCTTAGCGACAACAGGATTTCTGGTGGCCTCAACCTGCTGCACGGGAGCCCCAAGCTCACACATTTAAATTTGAGCGGGAACAAAATCAAGGGTCTGGAGACCTTGGATCCTCTG AAAGAGTTCAAGAACCTTAAGAACCTTGATCTTTTCAACTGTGAAGTGACAAGCATTGAGAACTACAGAGACAGAGTCTTCGAACTTATCCCGAGCTTGAAGTACCTGGACGGCTATGACCGAGATGAGAAGGAGGCAGAGGACTCCGAGGTGGACGACGAAGATG GCAATGAGGAGGATGACGAGGAGAATGAAGTGGATGGGGAGGGAGAGAGTGATG AGGACGATGAAGATGACGTAAACGTGGACGACGAAGATGATGAGGATGGGGAGGAAGATGACGACGTCGATGAGGAGGATGGAGAAGATGGGGAGGAAGAGGTCGGTCTCGATTACCTTGAAAAAGACGACATTGAT GAGGAAAGTGAAGGAGATTTCTACAACCCATATGATGTGGATGATGACGAAGATGGAGATG aAAACGAGTCTCCAAAAGGCCAGAAGCGAAAGCGGGAAGAGGAAGATGGGGAGGACTGA